A single region of the Hemiscyllium ocellatum isolate sHemOce1 chromosome 21, sHemOce1.pat.X.cur, whole genome shotgun sequence genome encodes:
- the LOC132825746 gene encoding zinc finger protein 239-like, protein MSKHQRSHTGERLWKCGDCGKGFLYQSRLEMHQRSHTGEKPFTCSDCGMGFPQSSHLLIHQRVHTGERPFTCSLCGKGYTQSSHLQIHQRVHTGERPFTCSDCGKGFTQSSSLRKHQRVHTGEKPFICSQCGKGFTQSSDLLIHQRAHTRERPFTCPDCGKGFTQSSNLQTHQQIHTTERPFTCSDCGKRFNHSSSLRIHQRVHTGEKPFTCSECGKRFSQSSNLRSHQQVHTGKKPFTCSKCGKGFIRSSHLLIHQRVHTGERPFTCCDCGKVFNQSSNLHSHQRVHTGERPFTCSDCGKGFNQSSNLWRHRQVHTGKKCSLSQLTC, encoded by the coding sequence atgtccAAACATcagcgcagtcacactggggagagactatGGAAATGTGGTGATTGTGGGAAGGGATTTCTTTACCAATCCCGTCTGGAAATGCACCaacgcagtcacactggggagaagccgttTACTTGCTCTGATTGTGGAATGGGATTCCCTCAGTCATCCCACCTGTTGATAcatcagcgagttcacactggggagagaccattcacttgctccctgtgtgggaAAGGATACACACAGTCATCCCACCTGCAGATAcatcagcgagttcacactggggagagaccattcacctgctctgattgtgggaaaggattcactcagtcatctaGCCTGCGgaaacaccagcgagttcacactggggagaaaccattcatttGCTCCCAGTGTGgaaagggattcactcagtcatctgACCTGCTGATACATCAGCGAGCTCATACtcgggagagaccattcacctgtcctgattgtgggaagggattcactcagtcttCCAACTTACAGACACACCAGCAAATTCACACCacagagagaccattcacctgctccgaCTGTGGAAAGCGATTTAACCATTCATCCAGCCTGCGgatacaccagcgagttcacactggagagaaaccaTTCACCTGTTCTGAATGCGGGAAGAGGTTTAGCCAATCATCCAATTTGCGGAGTCACCAGCAAGTTCACACGGGGAAgaaaccattcacctgctccaaatgtgggaagggattcattcGGTCATCCCACCTGCTgatacaccagcgagttcacactggggagagaccattcacctgctgtGATTGTGGGAAGGTGTTTAACCAATCATCCAACCTGCACAgtcaccagcgagttcacacgggagagagaccattcacctgctctgattGTGGGAAGGGATTTAACCAATCATCCAACCTGTGGAGACACCGACAAGTTCACACTGGGAAGAAATGTTCACTCAGTCAACTCACCTGCTGA